GGCCGCACATCCAGCAGCAGGTGCGGGAGCCGCGCATCCAGCAGCTCTTTGTAGCGCTGCACGGAGATCCTGTCCCCGCTGGGCAGCAGCCGCAAGCTCCGGCACTTGTCGGTGGCGGAGGAGCCGCAGAACGCCTCGTAGTCCTGCAGGCAGGTGATGCTGGGGCTGTCCCCGCACGCCGCACAGTCCGCTTTCCTCGGCCGCAGCTTGATGTTGCGGAACCTCCCCTCCAGGGCGTCGAACATCAGCATGTAGCGGTTGAAAGAGGAGCCCATTCCCGAGGCGATCTTCAGCACCTCCAGCGCCTGCATGCAGCCGATGATGCCGGTGACGACGCCCAGCACTCCGCCATCGGCGCAGTTGGTGACGGCGTCGGCCGGGGGCGGCTCGGGGAACAGGCAGCGGTAGCAGGGCCCGCCGCCGTGGTTGTACACCACGAGCTGCCCCTCGAGGCGCAGGGCGCTGCCGGACACCAGCGGCTTGCCGGCCAGCACGCAGGCATCGCTCACCAGGTAGCGGGTGGGGACGTTGTCGGAGCAGTCGGCCACGATGTCGTACTGGCGCACGAGGCGCAGCGCGGAGCGCGGCCGCAGCGTGCCCCGGTACGGCACGTACTGCACGGCCGAGTTCAGCCGCCGCAGCGCCGCGGCCGCCGAGCGCGCCTTGGGCCGGCCGCGCCGCGCCTCGCCGTGCAGCACCTGCCGCTGCAGGTTGCTCGTCTCCACCACGTCGTGATCCACCAGCCCCAGGCGGCCCACGCCGGCCGCCGCCAGGTACTGAGCCAGCGGACAGCCCAGCCCGCCGCAGCCCACCACGAGCACGGAGCTCCGCGCCAGGCGCAGCTGGCCCCGCACGCCCAGCTCGGGCAGCACCAGCTGCCGGCTGTAGCGCAGGATCTCGGCCGCGCTCAGCGCCGAGCGCGCCGGCAGCGGCGGCAGCTCCGCGGGGAAGCCCAGGGCTCCCTCCTCGTCgtcatcatcctcatcctcctcgTCGGCATCCCCCGAGTCCCCCCGCTCCGGCTCGGCCGCCGGGGGCTGCCGCGGCCCGCGGGCTCCGTCCTCATCCTCGGCATCCCCCGAGTCCCCCCGCGCCGGCTCGGCCGCAGGGGGCTGCCGCGGCCCGCGGGCTNNNNNNNNNNNNNNNNNNNNNNNNNNNNNNNNNNNNNNNNNNNNNNNNNNNNNNNNNNNNNNNNNNNNNNNNNNNNNNNNNNNNNNNNNNNNNNNNNNNNNNNNNNNNNNNNNNNNNNNNNNNNNNNNNNNNNNNNNNNNNNNNNNNNNNNNNNNNNNCATGGCCgcgcccgccccggccccgccgcttCCGGCGCGTCACTGCCGCCATGGCGCGGGGCCCCGAGCGCGTCTCCGTGCTGCTGCCCACCTACAACGAGCGCGACAACCTGCCCCTCGTCGTGTGGCTGCTGGCGCGCACCTTCACCGACAGGTACCGCACACAGCCGCGGCGCGGGCAGGGATGGATGTGGCCGTACGGCTGCGGGATGCCCGGCTCCCGAAACACACGGCGTTGGGAAGGCGGTGACGCCGTCCGGGTCCCCAAGCCGCCGTGAGACACGGAAAcgctggaaaatccctcccagcccatcaGATCCCAACTGGGCCCCCTCCCcgccctgtccccagcaccgagtgccacctgcagcccttcctgggacaccCCCGGGGATGCTCCAAACCTCCCCGGGCAGCGCCCGCCCGTCCATCGCGAAATCATTCTCGTTTCAGTGGGATCGATTTTGAAATTATCATCGTAGATGATGGAAGCCCGGATGGCACACAGGAAGTTGCTCggcaactggaaaaaatatacGGATCAGATAAAATAGTGAGTTGTGTATTCggtaacatttttttcctattttttttttgtattcccTGGATCCGGTACTTTCTTTACATCCTTAAACAAGCTGTTGTACACCAAGTGTAAGGTCATGATAGTTCACAATGTGCATTCTGaccaaaaatgcaaaagcatgAATTGTTTGCCAAATGCTGTCAATCCTTGGTGCATTGCTGTGTGCTCCTGAGCAATGACTGGTGAGTGTTGCTCCACTTGCTGCAGGCCTGAGGGAAAGATGGGGTTTGGataagatttaatttaattttaattgacTGCAGGAGTAAGGAAATCAGAAAGATGAAAGCTGGGCTGGgcttatgatttatttttaatctgtctCATTGCATTCCTCAAgaacaggatatttttttatttattttttttaatctatgtaATGTATTACTGCATAACCCTCAGTTATATACCAGATGCTGTCATTTACTTAGTGGCAGTCAGATACTTTTCCAGTCTGTTACTGCATAAATGCcaagtttttaaaagtatttctggaTTAAGTTGCATTTATGAAgattgttttaagaaaaaaaaatatataggaaGTTTTAGAGTCTTCTTAAAAACTGTGTGTCAAGTAATTTATGTGTTTTCTATATCTCCTGTAGCTTCTGAGACCCAGAGCAAGGAAACTGGGACTGGGTAAGTCTTTATTAACTCTGATtagtaaaaacaaataaaagaatctGCTGGATACTTTGACTGATCAAGTGTATAaaagtccagaaaaaaaatcacagcaaagcccaaaagcagaaacacattttcatcaAGTTGCTGTGAGCAAACAAGCCTTTAAAATGCACATAACCCTCCCAGTGTGTTTCTAAAACGTCccccaggagctcagggcagatcctccctcctgccctgcacgCTGGGCACACAATGGGCAGTGAACCATTGCTGCTGGTTTGGAGCCCATCCTGTTTCCTGGGGCTCCTGAGTGTGcctgctgctttggaaatgGCATTTCAAGTAGTGACCCATCCTCAAGTGAAGTTTCCCTGTGCATTTCCATATTAAAAGAGTGAGGGCAATTATTTGTGTTTCCATCAGGCACTGCTTACATCCATGGGATGAAGTATGCCACTGGGAATTTCATCGTAATTATGGATGCTGACCTCTCCCACCACGTAAGGCTGTGTTTTGTGTACTCTGGGTACACTCTGTTACAACTCACTTTGCAGTGGCTGCTGTTGTTTTACCCCCACccttttttctcatctgtcttcttttcatttcagccaAAATTTATTCCAGAGTTTATCAGGTAGGTGCTGATTATAGTATGAAAGTTGAtctttataaattatatatgagGCAGCCTATGAAATTCTATGCTATAATGGGCAAAAGATAATTATAAGATTCGCTGTCTATGAAATTCTGTGCCATAGTGGGTAAAAGATAATTATAAGATTCCCTGAAGTAGCTCTTTATAAGACAATTAACAGGTGTTTGAATAATGTTCATAGCTGCCTGAACTAttgctttcctctcttcttATTTGTTCAGAAGTttgtaaaatacagattttgtaCTGAAAGAATGATtgtttttactttgaaatttgTACTGTGAAACATTCCTCCAGTTTTTCTGATAAAACCAATTGTTcatagaaagcagaaagaaggcAATTTTGATATTGTATCTGGAACAAGATATAAAGGAAATGGAGGAGTGTATGGCTGGGATTTGAAAAGAAAGTTAATCAGGTTAGTACTTTTCAGCTCTTTACACAGAAATTTGTTACTTGTGAATAATAATTCCAAGTAGTCCATCCCTGTAAGCTGAACTCTTTagtccccagagctgctgcacctgCTGGGCATTGCAGACTCACGCTGAAGAGCAGAAGCACCCACCACCGCTGGGTTCTTTGGTTCAAATCCACCAAGAAGGACTGGAATGGCATGGGTGGGCTTGGGAAATGGGCTGAACAGTGGCCTCAGGTTGGGACAGACGTCCAGTTCCATCATCCAGAGAACAAGCTGAGACTCTGAGAGCTGGCAGGTGTGAGGGACAGCTCAGCCTCACAGCTGgagtgctcctgtccctcccagaGAACAGGCAGAAGTTTTATTTATCCTGCAGAGAAGCTGGAGCACAAGCTGTGTTACAGTCTGAACTGCAGGTGGTATCACAGGAACTGGATTTGGATTGTTCCTGCTTTTTAATGGCTGGAGTAAGTGCCCATCTTTTTGTACTAAACAACTCTGATGTTCTCGTTCACAGCCGTGGTGCCAATTTTCTGACTCAGGTCTTGCTGAGACCGGGGGCATCAGATCTGACAGGGAGTTTCAGGTAGGAATATAGTTTGCAATTCCTAATGTTTAATTAAGAAACTGCTGGACAACGAACTGGAGTAAGAACAGACCTTTACTGTGGACTGTGAAATCTGTTTGGAAAGGGTGGAAGAAACATTGGATTAGATtgcaagagctgctgctcccatgACCTCGGTGGAGATTTTTATAAATAGTAATGAGCTGAGTGATTGCAGTTCAGATTCCTACACACTGCCTGGATTTCTAAGTTCCAGaaacttcagattttatttcctttggaatTGTTTACAGGTTGTACAGAAAAGAAGTCTTACAGAAGCTGATGGAGAAGTGTGTTTCCAAAGGATACGTCTTCCAGATGGAGATGATTGTGCGGGCTAGGCAGTTGGGATTCACCATTGGAGAGGTATGGGCAAGCTGGGAGAGGCACCTGTGCCTCCCTGGCAAGGGACACACAGATTCCTGACTTCTGGGTACCTCCAAGAAGCAGCCAGGATTTTCAAATTAATACAAAGAAATTACATGTGtagatttctgtttttccagctttgtcAGGTGAATGCCAAACCTGAAGTTGCAGTTATTTGTTCCCCTGGTTTCTCAgatccttcccctcttcctcttgccattccttcagcagcacacaATTTTACAAGGTTCTtcaaaggagggaaagaagtCAAAAAACACCACAAAGCTGCTCCGagccttttcttccctgcttcctATTGTACTGACATCTCTACTCAAGTCTTTACaaatcatttcattttctccagcagCCTGATTCTATTTCAGATTCGTTCTCTGTCAATTATTGCCTTGTTATTTTCCAACTTTTCAGCTCTCTCAACTTTCTGCTTCTAAACTCTTTGAATGTGCTGTCTGCAGTCAATGAAAAAACTCCATGCAATTGTCAGATTCTCTATCTCCAGCAGtctgctgccttttttatttcat
This is a stretch of genomic DNA from Parus major isolate Abel chromosome 20, Parus_major1.1, whole genome shotgun sequence. It encodes these proteins:
- the DPM1 gene encoding dolichol-phosphate mannosyltransferase subunit 1; protein product: MARGPERVSVLLPTYNERDNLPLVVWLLARTFTDSGIDFEIIIVDDGSPDGTQEVARQLEKIYGSDKILLRPRARKLGLGTAYIHGMKYATGNFIVIMDADLSHHPKFIPEFIRKQKEGNFDIVSGTRYKGNGGVYGWDLKRKLISRGANFLTQVLLRPGASDLTGSFRLYRKEVLQKLMEKCVSKGYVFQMEMIVRARQLGFTIGEVPISFVDRVYGESKLGGNEIVSFLKGLLTLFATT
- the MOCS3 gene encoding adenylyltransferase and sulfurtransferase MOCS3; amino-acid sequence: MAAVTRRKRRGRARGPRQPPAAEPARGDSGDAEDEDGARGPRQPPAAEPERGDSGDADEEDEDDDDEEGALGFPAELPPLPARSALSAAEILRYSRQLVLPELGVRGQLRLARSSVLVVGCGGLGCPLAQYLAAAGVGRLGLVDHDVVETSNLQRQVLHGEARRGRPKARSAAAALRRLNSAVQYVPYRGTLRPRSALRLVRQYDIVADCSDNVPTRYLVSDACVLAGKPLVSGSALRLEGQLVVYNHGGGPCYRCLFPEPPPADAVTNCADGGVLGVVTGIIGCMQALEVLKIASGMGSSFNRYMLMFDALEGRFRNIKLRPRKADCAACGDSPSITCLQDYEAFCGSSATDKCRSLRLLPSGDRISVQRYKELLDARLPHLLLDVRPQVEVEICRLEHALHIPLRKLQEKDEESLRRLQKRICEEKQRTDDQTSLPVYVVCKLGNDSQKAVKILQELPAKEFGSVLVKDIKGGLMAWATKIDSTFPQY